The following is a genomic window from Bombus vancouverensis nearcticus chromosome 15, iyBomVanc1_principal, whole genome shotgun sequence.
AAACCAACGCGATTTGAATTATACGTATGCGATCGTGCGCGCCGATACTTCGGTTAGTCCGCTGCCGTCCGGCTACCTAGTTCTCAGCATTGTGCATCGTATTGGGTTTGGAGGGTGGTCGCTCTTTGCAGGTCAGGATCTGAAAGAATGTCGATCTCGATTGCCTCGATTATGTACAGTGTGTATGTACGTTTCGCGATCGTTTTCGTTCGACGATGTTTTCCACGTTGACGTTGACGGTATATCTACATGATCATATGGAAGGCGTAATGGAGGATCGTGGATCGTATTGGGAATCATTTGGCTTCGTTCGACGTCGCTGTAGGATATTGGTATGGTTAATCGAGTAcagctttcttcttttcttttgtagAACGTTTTcgtatatttaatacaaaagGTAGCGTTTCAAGTATTAATACTATCGTCATAGGTGTTCCGTTTTTCACGCGATAATATCGTACACGTATCCTGAAGATTGTACATCGCCTGTATATCTTCTTATCCTCCGAGAATTTACTAGGAGAAAATTCTCGTTCAAATACCGATTCGTACTTTCTTTGTTCGTTCTAATTTATCCCAGTGTCGTTCACGATTGCATCGTGACTTTCATCTTCCGAAATGAGACATTCGTTTGCTTCGTGTGTGATAGTTTCTTGATACAAATCATTTTGCACGATGGCTGAAGAAAACAGAAACAAAAAGATTAAACAAAGAAATCACGTTGCTTATcgcgttattattttattattaattcttatCGTAATACCTGCGCGCGTCTTCATTTTCCGTTGTCTACGAATGAAGAAATACGCTGCCGTTGTTGCGGTCGCTATTATTACGATCGTAATTGTTGTTAATGTTCCAACCATCCTGGACACTGTGTTAGTGCTGCTGTGATACATAGATAGGTAGCACGGCGATTCTTGAAATAGAACATACAACTATGCAATagagaattttcgatataaaattaGAGTTTCCTACGAAAGTGTTTGAATCTCTATAGAAACTTCGTATGAATTACGTGTATCATATAAGTTTGTATATTTGTTTCTGTATTTCACATTGTATAATTTGTATAGTCtttgtgttatataaaatatttccaagtaTGATCAGTATTGCTATAAGACGCAATTATcgtgattatattagcaaaataTGAAACAAATCTCGAAGTAGATTATTCGGTGCAAGTTACAGCGTGTGACAGTGGATTCACGTAATTGTGAAAGATATAAAGCTTTTCTACTATAGGAGAACAGTCATATTTTAGCAATAGCGAATATATTAAGAAAATACCTCTTTCGACAAAGCAACCAATCGTCGATGGACCATGGTCGGAGGTTATAGTAAAGCAGAAACTTTTGTTGCCCTCTGTGTCGTTGCATTGGTAGCAATACGGTGCGTAATGTCTGGCATCCATTTGCGTGCTATTCGTCTCATTGTGGACCGTGAGTCTAtgaacatttttcttttaaaagttCATTAAATCTGTACTTCAATGCAAAACAAATTCGTATTACCATTATACTCACCGATTGACGGTCTTATCGTCGAAATCCATTACTAAAATGCACACAGTGGGTTGGTCACAATCCCACCCTGTCCATCCGTAAGAACATTCACACGGTTCCTCGTCCTTCACGCATACTCCATGACCTTTGCAAACGCGTGTACACGGCTTAACGCAGGTACCATTCGCACTCAATTCAAAGCCAACATCGCATCGGCACTCGTTTGGCGCCACGCATTTTCCGTTCTCGCAGCTATTTTCGCAAAATGCTACGCACGAGCCTTCGGATTCCTTGACGAAACCTTCTAAACACTGGCATACATGTGGCGCAACGCAGATACCGTTTTCACAGGAGGAACAGATTGGCATGCACCGATTATCTGACGATCGTGTGTAGTTGTCATTGCAAGTGCAGAAATTCGGCGCCGTGCATTTACCATGTTTGCAACTTGGTTCGCAGATAGGTTCACAGGCTGATATATAACCATCTGTGATTTTGTCTAggacctatatatatatagaaaggaTATGACAAAACAGTGAAAAACTTTTATGCGCACAAATGTCGGATAAGTCTTATTTTCCAAGCTAGGAACAATTTAATTTCGCACTAGAGATGCCTGTACGCACGCAACCCACTGTACATCAGCGTATGCATGTGGGCAACCGGCAGGGACCAAAATCTGGATTCTAAAGCTCCTAGTTAAAAAGACACGAATCGAAAGATTACAGTTGTACTCACTTCGTTTTCCTTCACGTTCGTATCGATCGTTCGATATCCATCGAAGCAACTGCAAGTGTCCGGTGCCACGCATGTTCCGCCAGGTTCACAAGGAATCTTGCAAAACGGTACGCACGTTCGTTCCTCTTCCTCGAACCAGTAACCCTCCGTGCAGTTGCAAACTCCTGGCGCGGTGCACGTTCCGTTTCCGCAAGGTTTCTCGCAAATTGGCTCGCACACGTGCTTCATCGTGTCATCTCCGCTAACTTGATAGCCGTCGTGGCAAGAACAGATGTCAGGTGCTGTGCAGGTTCCATTTACGCAAGCCTTTTCGCACATGGGCTCGCAAACATACTTGGAATCGTTCAATAATCCGTAACCTGGGTCGCAGCTGCAGACTTCCGGGGCGATACAAGTTCCATTCACGCAGGATTCGCTACAGATTGGTTCACAGTCCTTGGCCTCGTTCTGTTGGTATCCTGGGTTGCATGTACAATTGTTTGGTGCCGTGCAATTGCCGTATTTACAAGGTTGCTCGCACTTGGGCGTGCAGGTGAACATATCCATAAGTTCGTAACCATCGTTGCAAGTGCAAACGTCCGGCGCTGTGCACTTGCCATTCTCACATGGCATTTTACAAATCGGCTTGCACAGTAAATCGGATAGCTCGTAGCCTGGATTGCAGACGCAATGGTTCGGCTCCACGCAACGAGCATTTAGCTGTTCGCAATTTTGCTGGCAAATTGGTTGACAGTGCAACTTGTCAGCGGACAATTCGTAGCCAGTGTTGCACATGCATTTATTAGGAGATTGGCAAACGCCGTTCTTGCAGTTCCCCTCGCATACTGGCTCGCACGCGAACGATACATACTGCTGTCTAAATCCTTCTTCGCATTCGCACGTATTTGGTTTTACGCATCTTGCGTTGATGCAAGGAACCGAGCATACTGGCACGCAGACGTTGTCGTTTTTCACGTAGCCGTTGCAGCACGTTTTCTCAGTCACCCAAGTGGTTCTGTACTGAAAACCAGAAGAGATTGATGCTAAGCTGTAATAGCGATTCTCATCGATAGACTGTGcatatttatgcatttgtgaCATGTAGATAATATCTTTATTGCTTCGCTTACGGATTACAAGGCATTGTGCGTCTTTGGTTTATTTCGGTCTCAATTACTATCTAATACTTGGTTATTACTGTATTACATATCGCACATCCGCTTCCTATTAGCGATTTAATAGGAAACAGCCATCTTCTATTATCCACATTACAACACGTCCTTAATAGGCATTAATTAATGTGCGCAAatgcagaaatatatatatatatatatcatatatatatatatatatgacatcAAAAGTAAAGtgcatattattatatttgaagACTACAGGAAAACAACATGATCGCAGCTTCTACTTTTTACAAGCAGTTTTGAGATTCATCGTGCTATCGATCAATCTTGTATTACCAAAATTCTTCGTACAATTGGTTTTAGAGCTAAGCATATTTTCCCCTTATTAGGCGTAATTGTTTCATTCCCTCAAAATTTTGATTGACTGACAAATTAggaattaaaagaattaaagaTACAGAGTGTATCACAGGTAAGGAAATAGTCACTGGACGTTCGTGACTTTGAACCTTCCCTGTTCCATACCTCGCTCCTGTAGTTTGTTCGAGTCTTAATCACATAAAAAAGTCCCCATTTCCGAGCCTTGTACGTTTCCGTATACGGCACGAATCGTTCTTCCCTCCGACTGAAACAAAAAAGTTCCTTTGCCATTCGTTTGCAATCTTGTACGATCTTCTTGTACGGCAGATCTCCATTCATGTGAATTTCATTTATTGGAATGAAATCTTGGTTAATGCCCGATCAATTGAACTTTTGCCACTTAAAATCAATCATTTCTATCGTGTGAACGAAAAATGATAGATAGGTTATATGAATTGCAATTATACAAACTGTTTGTCCAATAAGTTTCAATAAACGCAGTTCAACCGTACACCGAAGAATATGGTAGTTTCTATGTTACCTGAATCTCACGATGCACTCATGGTCCGAATCATCCAACTCGTTTTTAGGTTGCCTGGTCGACCACGACGACATCATTGCacctgttataaggatagagttTATAAAGATTATACCACCAATGTATCTCATATTTCTCGTCCTTTCGTTCATACGAGCAATTTGCTACTGAAACTGATGCTAAATGCTGCAATTGATGGGCTCGACTTCTTTTATCTGTTTCGCGTTATCGACAGGATGCTCGATATCGCGGAGGTTCAGACAATTTTGtcgtcagagttgatcgagttACACAGAGGATCCTTCGTCACAAATGTTAACCAACCGTGGGCAACCTGGCTCGTTTATGTCCgaagtgaaatttcatttttgaatATCTTGGAAAAAGGGGGAGGGTGGGAAGGAGATCCAGGTTCCATTGCCTACAGAAGTAGGCACTAATTCTTCGAATCAACAAGAATTTGGTTCAAGTAAGTTTGTTCTAGAACAGCAAGCAATAAAAATTTCTCTTGTGCTGTAAGCAACTCAGGTTGCCTACGAAAGGTGCAAAAGATATGCTTTCCCACGGAAGGTTAATAGGATTTTTGCTTTATCTCTTCGTTGATATGTATAACATGGGGGAAAGTAATAATACACATATGTATCTTATAGATTTGCGGAATTACCACTTCTTAGCTGACTATatctttgtataaaaataataagcaTATATATTTCTGCTCGTTTACTTTATCGGTAGTTACAACGATAATATCAGGTCgttaaacgaaaaataaatttaGTATATACAGGCGATTAAACGCATTCTGCATTCCGtttaacattagaactaccacaccagccaaattgactggttttacaattttattttaaaattcctacttcgtgttatatttttttccacaatgatgtaatgactttcgcaacgataactaaaagaataatacaatgaattttattttgcttttatgtattaaaattgaaaataattttgtaccaAGGCTATTTAtaccaaaaccagtcaaaatgactggtacgtgtcgaagtgtaaaagggtcctgcaatctgtttatcgaaccccaattaaccagtttcctcgtctCGTACAATttcccacacgtttttaaaatttttactgcgtatcattcaatatgacgacatcagttatcaggaaaattccggatcgctagatgctaacactagaaataccacaccagtcaaaacgactggttctacaattttataaatatgtcaactctcgtttagggatcatggtctcagctggattaataataccaaaaatatactacataacatggaattccttctgtaagaacgtaataaatcgaaaaatattctattatcatgtattttttaaagacgtgtcattttgactggttgtGATAGAAATAGcctcgtgttaactatcggtagttctagtgttagaAAACTTTTTAATGCACGAATTTTCTCAAAAGAGGTTACGAATGAAGTTTCTAAATTCTAGATCTGGTAGCCTTTATAAATTTTAAGCAAcgaaacaaattattatttcgAAAAGTGAGAGGGTTTGAGTTAGATTGAAACTTGGCCTGATGGAATATGTGACAAacgttttatttataaaatatattttagatgcatCGATGTAGTAGCTTAACAAAGAGGTGAAACGATGAATACAGTTCGTCTTCCAGTTA
Proteins encoded in this region:
- the LOC117164349 gene encoding uncharacterized protein LOC117164349 isoform X2 — encoded protein: MNERTRNMRYIGGIIFINSILITGAMMSSWSTRQPKNELDDSDHECIVRFSRREERFVPYTETYKARKWGLFYVIKTRTNYRSEYRTTWVTEKTCCNGYVKNDNVCVPVCSVPCINARCVKPNTCECEEGFRQQYVSFACEPVCEGNCKNGVCQSPNKCMCNTGYELSADKLHCQPICQQNCEQLNARCVEPNHCVCNPGYELSDLLCKPICKMPCENGKCTAPDVCTCNDGYELMDMFTCTPKCEQPCKYGNCTAPNNCTCNPGYQQNEAKDCEPICSESCVNGTCIAPEVCSCDPGYGLLNDSKYVCEPMCEKACVNGTCTAPDICSCHDGYQVSGDDTMKHVCEPICEKPCGNGTCTAPGVCNCTEGYWFEEEERTCVPFCKIPCEPGGTCVAPDTCSCFDGYRTIDTNVKENEVLDKITDGYISACEPICEPSCKHGKCTAPNFCTCNDNYTRSSDNRCMPICSSCENGICVAPHVCQCLEGFVKESEGSCVAFCENSCENGKCVAPNECRCDVGFELSANGTCVKPCTRVCKGHGVCVKDEEPCECSYGWTGWDCDQPTVCILVMDFDDKTVNRKMFIDSRSTMRRIARKWMPDITHRIATNATTQRATKVSALL
- the LOC117164349 gene encoding uncharacterized protein LOC117164349 isoform X1, yielding MNERTRNMRYIGGIIFINSILITGAMMSSWSTRQPKNELDDSDHECIVRFSRREERFVPYTETYKARKWGLFYVIKTRTNYRSEYRTTWVTEKTCCNGYVKNDNVCVPVCSVPCINARCVKPNTCECEEGFRQQYVSFACEPVCEGNCKNGVCQSPNKCMCNTGYELSADKLHCQPICQQNCEQLNARCVEPNHCVCNPGYELSDLLCKPICKMPCENGKCTAPDVCTCNDGYELMDMFTCTPKCEQPCKYGNCTAPNNCTCNPGYQQNEAKDCEPICSESCVNGTCIAPEVCSCDPGYGLLNDSKYVCEPMCEKACVNGTCTAPDICSCHDGYQVSGDDTMKHVCEPICEKPCGNGTCTAPGVCNCTEGYWFEEEERTCVPFCKIPCEPGGTCVAPDTCSCFDGYRTIDTNVKENEVLDKITDGYISACEPICEPSCKHGKCTAPNFCTCNDNYTRSSDNRCMPICSSCENGICVAPHVCQCLEGFVKESEGSCVAFCENSCENGKCVAPNECRCDVGFELSANGTCVKPCTRVCKGHGVCVKDEEPCECSYGWTGWDCDQPTVCILVMDFDDKTVNRLTVHNETNSTQMDARHYAPYCYQCNDTEGNKSFCFTITSDHGPSTIGCFVERESPCYLSMYHSSTNTVSRMVGTLTTITIVIIATATTAAYFFIRRQRKMKTRAAIVQNDLYQETITHEANECLISEDESHDAIVNDTGIN